The DNA region GGAATCTTATCAGGCAGCTTTACCTTGCCACAGCGAATTAGAAATCGTTTCTGGCGACCCCGCTGAAGAAATAATCCGACTTGCGAATATTTATCAAGCTGACTTGATTGTGATTGGCAGTCGGGGTTTAACGGGTTTGAAGCGAATTATAGAGGGTTCTGTCAGCAGCCAAGTTGTTGCTGATGCCCCTTGTTCCGTGCTGGTGGTGAAGCAGGCATAAAAATTAAAAAAGAAGCCCTGGCGAATAGAATTCGCGGCTATACAGACAAAACCTGCCTACCCAGGTTTTAGAATAATTGATTATTCTTAGTCCGCGCAGGCGGACTTTTTTTATTTAGCCGCAAATTCCATTCCTTGGATGTAGGAAATGCTAATTAAGAGAATAATTCAGGCTCAGATTCTCGATTTTGAGAGCCTGAATTATCCCTGAGGTCAGCCTTACCCTTTACTTTTTCTTTAGATGAATTTGAAAGTAACTGGTTTCGGTTCTGATTGAAAGAAGTGTTCTAAGCCAGGAATTACATACTGAAAGCCGTCTATAAACGTGTCTCTTCAAC from Coleofasciculus sp. FACHB-T130 includes:
- a CDS encoding universal stress protein gives rise to the protein MLKIILVALDSSELSEGVIQSLEELQLQPTTKIILSHVIPSSGSEVEIAVDKPHASSEDLPYRQIEKQMESYQAALPCHSELEIVSGDPAEEIIRLANIYQADLIVIGSRGLTGLKRIIEGSVSSQVVADAPCSVLVVKQA